The following coding sequences are from one Arachis hypogaea cultivar Tifrunner chromosome 7, arahy.Tifrunner.gnm2.J5K5, whole genome shotgun sequence window:
- the LOC112702311 gene encoding peroxidase 4 isoform X2 has protein sequence MGASILRLHFHDCFVNGCDASILLDDTSKFIGEQTAAANNNSARGFNVIDDIKAMVEKECPGVVSCADILALAARDSVVYLGGPSWEVGLGRRDSTTASRLDANNSIPAPSFSLSTLKQNFANQGLSEKDLVALSGAHTIGLAQCRLFRPHIYNDTNIDASYAKFLRSKCPRTGKDRLLEPLDRQTPFHFDNLYYKNLVQKKVLLHSDQELYNGGSTDHLVGKYATDRVAFFNDFAKGMVKMSRIKPLTGKKGEIRLNCAKVN, from the exons ATGGGAGCTTCCATACTCCGCCTTCATTTCCATGACTGCTTCGTAAAT GGATGTGATGCATCGATACTGCTGGACGATACGAGCAAGTTCATAGGAGAGCAGACGGCGGCGGCGAACAACAATTCAGCAAGGGGGTTCAATGTGATTGATGACATCAAAGCCATGGTGGAGAAAGAATGCCCTGGGGTGGTGTCATGTGCTGATATTCTTGCATTGGCTGCTAGAGACTCTGTAGTTTAT TTGGGAGGGCCATCTTGGGAAGTAGGCTTAGGAAGAAGAGATTCTACTACAGCAAGCAGACTTGATGCTAATAACTCCATTCCTGCACCCTCCTTCAGTCTAAGTACTCTCAAACAGAATTTTGCTAACCAAGGCCTCTCAGAGAAAGACTTGGTGGCCCTTTCAG GGGCACATACCATTGGCCTAGCTCAATGCAGACTCTTCCGACCACATATCTACAATGACACCAACATTGATGCCTCCTATGCCAAATTCTTGCGGAGCAAGTGTCCCAGAACTGGAAAAGACAGATTGCTCGAACCCCTCGACCGTCAAACTCCCTTCCATTTCGATAACCTGTACTATAAGAATTTAGTTCAGAAGAAGGTTCTTCTTCATTCCGACCAGGAGCTGTACAACGGCGGTTCTACCGACCATCTGGTGGGGAAATATGCTACGGATAGAGTTGCATTCTTTAATGACTTTGCCAAGGGCATGGTGAAAATGAGCAGGATCAAGCCTCTCACAGGAAAAAAGGGGGAGATTAGACTCAATTGTGCTAAAGTCAACTAA
- the LOC112702311 gene encoding peroxidase P7 isoform X1 produces MASTDSLLLFALVAAATVSEANAAQLRADFYSCSCRNLLAIVKTGITKALQKEARMGASILRLHFHDCFVNGCDASILLDDTSKFIGEQTAAANNNSARGFNVIDDIKAMVEKECPGVVSCADILALAARDSVVYLGGPSWEVGLGRRDSTTASRLDANNSIPAPSFSLSTLKQNFANQGLSEKDLVALSGAHTIGLAQCRLFRPHIYNDTNIDASYAKFLRSKCPRTGKDRLLEPLDRQTPFHFDNLYYKNLVQKKVLLHSDQELYNGGSTDHLVGKYATDRVAFFNDFAKGMVKMSRIKPLTGKKGEIRLNCAKVN; encoded by the exons ATGGCTTCTACTGATTCTTTGCTCTTGTTTGCTCTTGTTGCTGCAGCTACAGTTTCTGAAGCAAATGCTGCTCAGCTGCGTGCAGATTTCTACTCCTGCAGCTGCCGGAACCTTCTGGCCATAGTCAAGACCGGAATCACCAAAGCCCTTCAGAAAGAAGCTCGCATGGGAGCTTCCATACTCCGCCTTCATTTCCATGACTGCTTCGTAAAT GGATGTGATGCATCGATACTGCTGGACGATACGAGCAAGTTCATAGGAGAGCAGACGGCGGCGGCGAACAACAATTCAGCAAGGGGGTTCAATGTGATTGATGACATCAAAGCCATGGTGGAGAAAGAATGCCCTGGGGTGGTGTCATGTGCTGATATTCTTGCATTGGCTGCTAGAGACTCTGTAGTTTAT TTGGGAGGGCCATCTTGGGAAGTAGGCTTAGGAAGAAGAGATTCTACTACAGCAAGCAGACTTGATGCTAATAACTCCATTCCTGCACCCTCCTTCAGTCTAAGTACTCTCAAACAGAATTTTGCTAACCAAGGCCTCTCAGAGAAAGACTTGGTGGCCCTTTCAG GGGCACATACCATTGGCCTAGCTCAATGCAGACTCTTCCGACCACATATCTACAATGACACCAACATTGATGCCTCCTATGCCAAATTCTTGCGGAGCAAGTGTCCCAGAACTGGAAAAGACAGATTGCTCGAACCCCTCGACCGTCAAACTCCCTTCCATTTCGATAACCTGTACTATAAGAATTTAGTTCAGAAGAAGGTTCTTCTTCATTCCGACCAGGAGCTGTACAACGGCGGTTCTACCGACCATCTGGTGGGGAAATATGCTACGGATAGAGTTGCATTCTTTAATGACTTTGCCAAGGGCATGGTGAAAATGAGCAGGATCAAGCCTCTCACAGGAAAAAAGGGGGAGATTAGACTCAATTGTGCTAAAGTCAACTAA